The following are from one region of the Nicotiana tabacum cultivar K326 chromosome 3, ASM71507v2, whole genome shotgun sequence genome:
- the LOC107806824 gene encoding uncharacterized protein LOC107806824 isoform X1 → MKVNKGGMSEGYSSQGYRLRKPESNSGHYHKDVMPGSELWTDGLICAFEFVSGQKKIGSKSSTKGLPLYEIDNEIVRKPSKAAEASAESTNGDSLLDSTPIVESRAQEISPADGKMDSQSSPHQHLHNLDRVGGSRWIPIGWARIFELVQTVQADAGWSTQQFDLMDDEDGLTVADLAAPYWERPAGPIWWCHVTAGHPSVDAWLSHALWLHPAISIALRDEGRLISEKMKHLLYEVPVRVAGGLLFELLGQSAGDPYVDEDDIPVVTRSWQAQNFLVTVLHVKGSAKSINVLGITEVQELLLAGGYNAPRTVHEVIAHLASRLARWDDRLFRKSIFGGADEVELKFVNRRNKEDLNLLVIILNQEIRRLSRQVIRVKWSLHAREEIVFELLQHLRGNTTRILLEGIRKSTREMIEEQEAVRGRIFTIQDVMQSNLRAWLQDKSLRVSHNLAVFGGCGLVLTIITGLFGINVDGIPGAANTPYAFGLFSVLLVVLGIVLIAVGLLYLGLKKPISEEQVEIRKLELQELVNMFQHEAETHAQVHKHISRHNLPPTAGDKLIEDTNYALIQ, encoded by the exons ATGAAAGTGAATAAAGGTGGTATGAGCGAGGGCTACTCTTCGCAGGGCTATAGGCTAAGGAAGCCAGAGAGTAATAGTGGGCACTACCATAAGGATGTCATGCCAGGGAGTGAGCTCTGGACTGATGGTCTTATTTGTGCTTTCGAGTTTGTTAGTGGACAGAAAAAAATTGGATCAAAATCTTCTACAAAGGGTTTACCACTTTATGAAATAGATAATGAAATTGTTAGAAAGCCTTCTAAAGCGGCCGAGGCTTCTGCTGAGAGCACCAACGGGGACAGTTTGCTGGATTCTACCCCTATTGTTGAGTCGAGAGCACAGGAAATTTCTCCAGCTGATGGCAAGATGGACAGCCAAAGCTCTCCCCACCAGCATCTTCATAATTTGGATAGAGTTGGAGGGAGCCGTTGGATTCCTATTGGTTGGGCTAGGATTTTTGAACTGGTGCAAACTGTTCAAGCGGATGCTGGATGGTCCACCCAGCAGTTTGATCTCATGGATGATGAAGATGGCCTCACTGTTGCGGATTTAGCCGCTCCCTATTGGGAGCGTCCAGCTGGACCTATATGGTGGTGCCATGTGACTGCTGGTCATCCTTCTGTAGATGCATGGCTCAGCCATGCCCTGTGGTTACATCCTGCAATTAGTATTGCTTTAAGAGATGAAGGTCGGCTAATAAGTGAAAAAATGAAACACCTCTTGTACGAG GTCCCAGTAAGGGTGGCTGGAGGGCTATTATTTGAGCTGTTGGGGCAATCTGCTGGTGATCCATATGTTGATGAAGATGACATCCCTGTTGTAACTCGTTCTTGGCAAGCACAGAACTTTTTAGTTACGGTTTTGCACGTGAAAGGATCAGCAAAAAGCATCAATGTTTTGGGTATCACAGAAGTTCAG GAACTTCTTCTTGCTGGTGGCTATAATGCACCAAGGACAGTACATGAAGTCATTGCGCATTTAGCTAGCCGCCTTGCTAGGTGGGATGACAG GTTATTTCGGAAATCGATATTTGGTGGAGCGGATGAAGTGGAATTGAAGTTTGTTAACAG gAGGAACAAGGAAGATCTGAATCTCTTAGTAATAATTCTCAACCAGGAAATCAGAAGATTATCAAGACAG GTTATTAGAGTGAAATGGTCACTTCATGCTAGGGAAGAGATTGTTTTTGAACTTCTTCAGCATTTGAGAGGAAATACAACTAGAATTCTACTTGAAGGAATAAGAAAGAGTACGAGGGAAATGATTGAAGAGCAAGAAGCAGTTCGTGGACGCATATTTACAATTCAAGATGTCATGCAGAGCAATCTCCGTGCATGGTTGCAG GATAAGAGTCTCAGAGTTTCTCATAATTTAGCTGTCTTTGGTGGATGTGGCCTTGTTCTTACGATCATCACCGGTCTTTTTGGAATCAATGTGGACGGGATCCCTGGAGCTGCGAACACGCCTTATGCGTTCGGTCTATTCTCAGTCCTCCTTGTCGTCCTAGGCATCGTGCTCATTGCTGTTGGCTTGCTATACCTCGGGTTAAAAAAGCCGATCAGTGAAGAGCAGGTCGAAATTAGGAAACTTGAGTTGCAGGAGTTGGTCAACATGTTCCAACATGAGGCTGAGACTCACGCACAGGTTCATAAGCATATTTCTCGGCATAACTTGCCCCCGACAGCTGGTGATAAGTTGATCGAAGACACAAATTATGCTCTTATCCAATAA
- the LOC107806824 gene encoding uncharacterized protein LOC107806824 isoform X2 codes for MSEGYSSQGYRLRKPESNSGHYHKDVMPGSELWTDGLICAFEFVSGQKKIGSKSSTKGLPLYEIDNEIVRKPSKAAEASAESTNGDSLLDSTPIVESRAQEISPADGKMDSQSSPHQHLHNLDRVGGSRWIPIGWARIFELVQTVQADAGWSTQQFDLMDDEDGLTVADLAAPYWERPAGPIWWCHVTAGHPSVDAWLSHALWLHPAISIALRDEGRLISEKMKHLLYEVPVRVAGGLLFELLGQSAGDPYVDEDDIPVVTRSWQAQNFLVTVLHVKGSAKSINVLGITEVQELLLAGGYNAPRTVHEVIAHLASRLARWDDRLFRKSIFGGADEVELKFVNRRNKEDLNLLVIILNQEIRRLSRQVIRVKWSLHAREEIVFELLQHLRGNTTRILLEGIRKSTREMIEEQEAVRGRIFTIQDVMQSNLRAWLQDKSLRVSHNLAVFGGCGLVLTIITGLFGINVDGIPGAANTPYAFGLFSVLLVVLGIVLIAVGLLYLGLKKPISEEQVEIRKLELQELVNMFQHEAETHAQVHKHISRHNLPPTAGDKLIEDTNYALIQ; via the exons ATGAGCGAGGGCTACTCTTCGCAGGGCTATAGGCTAAGGAAGCCAGAGAGTAATAGTGGGCACTACCATAAGGATGTCATGCCAGGGAGTGAGCTCTGGACTGATGGTCTTATTTGTGCTTTCGAGTTTGTTAGTGGACAGAAAAAAATTGGATCAAAATCTTCTACAAAGGGTTTACCACTTTATGAAATAGATAATGAAATTGTTAGAAAGCCTTCTAAAGCGGCCGAGGCTTCTGCTGAGAGCACCAACGGGGACAGTTTGCTGGATTCTACCCCTATTGTTGAGTCGAGAGCACAGGAAATTTCTCCAGCTGATGGCAAGATGGACAGCCAAAGCTCTCCCCACCAGCATCTTCATAATTTGGATAGAGTTGGAGGGAGCCGTTGGATTCCTATTGGTTGGGCTAGGATTTTTGAACTGGTGCAAACTGTTCAAGCGGATGCTGGATGGTCCACCCAGCAGTTTGATCTCATGGATGATGAAGATGGCCTCACTGTTGCGGATTTAGCCGCTCCCTATTGGGAGCGTCCAGCTGGACCTATATGGTGGTGCCATGTGACTGCTGGTCATCCTTCTGTAGATGCATGGCTCAGCCATGCCCTGTGGTTACATCCTGCAATTAGTATTGCTTTAAGAGATGAAGGTCGGCTAATAAGTGAAAAAATGAAACACCTCTTGTACGAG GTCCCAGTAAGGGTGGCTGGAGGGCTATTATTTGAGCTGTTGGGGCAATCTGCTGGTGATCCATATGTTGATGAAGATGACATCCCTGTTGTAACTCGTTCTTGGCAAGCACAGAACTTTTTAGTTACGGTTTTGCACGTGAAAGGATCAGCAAAAAGCATCAATGTTTTGGGTATCACAGAAGTTCAG GAACTTCTTCTTGCTGGTGGCTATAATGCACCAAGGACAGTACATGAAGTCATTGCGCATTTAGCTAGCCGCCTTGCTAGGTGGGATGACAG GTTATTTCGGAAATCGATATTTGGTGGAGCGGATGAAGTGGAATTGAAGTTTGTTAACAG gAGGAACAAGGAAGATCTGAATCTCTTAGTAATAATTCTCAACCAGGAAATCAGAAGATTATCAAGACAG GTTATTAGAGTGAAATGGTCACTTCATGCTAGGGAAGAGATTGTTTTTGAACTTCTTCAGCATTTGAGAGGAAATACAACTAGAATTCTACTTGAAGGAATAAGAAAGAGTACGAGGGAAATGATTGAAGAGCAAGAAGCAGTTCGTGGACGCATATTTACAATTCAAGATGTCATGCAGAGCAATCTCCGTGCATGGTTGCAG GATAAGAGTCTCAGAGTTTCTCATAATTTAGCTGTCTTTGGTGGATGTGGCCTTGTTCTTACGATCATCACCGGTCTTTTTGGAATCAATGTGGACGGGATCCCTGGAGCTGCGAACACGCCTTATGCGTTCGGTCTATTCTCAGTCCTCCTTGTCGTCCTAGGCATCGTGCTCATTGCTGTTGGCTTGCTATACCTCGGGTTAAAAAAGCCGATCAGTGAAGAGCAGGTCGAAATTAGGAAACTTGAGTTGCAGGAGTTGGTCAACATGTTCCAACATGAGGCTGAGACTCACGCACAGGTTCATAAGCATATTTCTCGGCATAACTTGCCCCCGACAGCTGGTGATAAGTTGATCGAAGACACAAATTATGCTCTTATCCAATAA